The Megasphaera stantonii genome includes a window with the following:
- a CDS encoding N-acetylmuramoyl-L-alanine amidase family protein, whose product MKRLFILPLLMLLCLVPMLPAQAASKAEITSVRTATRNDANVPFVRTVLELDSKVTPRLFIDEDGKYVTVTLPNAKIAKNVEKKYNADRNVVSRISLSQRSSGTDVNIKVPRAVTKSDVNVFTLPGTDKAKKECRVVIDVNDKSGKVKQWMHWNDAKIGIDNTSLSSTYSVKVPSYSSSRSYKLTKGLKDKVICIDPGHGGTDVGAIGKISQEKNITLAISKKIADLLNDAGAKVIMTRTTDVDVYAPYDAAAEELQARCNIANAAKADAFVSVHIDSFSSADARGVTAYYNSKTPHDYSLAKYIHNQNMQATEFPDRGTRTANFYVLLHTNMPAVLLELGFISNPTEERALNSEKQQQNFAESIVKGLADYFNHNGR is encoded by the coding sequence ATGAAGAGACTTTTTATACTTCCGCTCCTGATGCTCCTGTGCCTGGTTCCCATGCTGCCGGCGCAGGCCGCTTCTAAGGCGGAAATCACCAGCGTCCGCACGGCGACCCGCAACGACGCCAATGTTCCTTTCGTACGAACCGTATTGGAATTGGACAGCAAAGTCACGCCGCGCCTCTTTATTGACGAGGACGGGAAATATGTTACGGTGACGCTGCCGAACGCCAAAATTGCCAAAAATGTAGAAAAGAAGTACAATGCGGACCGCAACGTCGTGTCCCGCATCAGCTTGTCTCAGCGTTCGTCCGGTACAGATGTCAACATCAAGGTCCCCCGGGCCGTGACCAAGAGCGACGTCAACGTCTTTACCCTGCCGGGAACGGACAAGGCTAAAAAGGAATGCCGCGTCGTCATCGACGTCAACGACAAGTCGGGCAAGGTCAAGCAGTGGATGCACTGGAACGACGCTAAGATCGGCATTGACAATACGTCCCTCAGCTCGACCTATTCCGTCAAGGTGCCGTCATACAGCAGCAGCCGTTCGTACAAGCTGACCAAGGGCTTAAAGGATAAGGTCATCTGCATCGATCCGGGCCACGGCGGTACCGATGTCGGCGCGATCGGCAAGATATCCCAGGAAAAAAATATCACCCTGGCAATTTCTAAGAAGATCGCCGATTTGCTGAATGATGCCGGCGCGAAGGTCATCATGACCCGCACGACCGACGTCGACGTATATGCTCCGTACGATGCCGCGGCAGAAGAGCTGCAGGCCCGCTGCAATATCGCCAATGCGGCAAAGGCCGACGCCTTCGTATCGGTTCACATCGACTCCTTCTCTTCAGCCGACGCCCGCGGCGTGACGGCGTATTACAACAGCAAGACGCCTCATGATTACAGCCTAGCCAAGTACATCCACAACCAGAACATGCAGGCGACGGAATTCCCCGACAGAGGCACGCGGACGGCTAATTTCTACGTGCTGCTCCACACCAATATGCCGGCCGTCCTTTTGGAATTGGGCTTCATTTCCAACCCGACGGAAGAACGGGCCCTCAATTCGGAAAAGCAGCAGCAGAATTTTGCCGAAAGCATCGTTAAAGGGCTGGCCGATTATTTTAACCATAACGGCAGATAA
- a CDS encoding DUF3006 domain-containing protein, whose translation MKTLIGSVDRITGTTAYIMLNDDAHVLQIPAELLPDGAAEGMAYTITIERNGAEERRLRDDIAALRKALKD comes from the coding sequence ATGAAGACGCTTATCGGCAGCGTCGACCGCATTACCGGGACGACTGCCTATATCATGCTGAACGACGATGCGCATGTCCTGCAGATTCCGGCAGAGCTGCTGCCGGATGGCGCAGCAGAGGGCATGGCCTATACGATTACCATAGAGCGCAACGGCGCGGAAGAACGGCGGCTGCGCGACGACATTGCGGCGCTGCGGAAGGCCTTGAAGGATTAG
- the rpmA gene encoding 50S ribosomal protein L27 produces MFNFNLQLFAHKKGTGSTRNGRDSESKRLGVKCHDGVLVKAGNIIVRQRGTHFHPGTNVGIGKDDTLFATAAGKVAFERSGKYNRKVSVYPVEAEA; encoded by the coding sequence ATGTTCAATTTTAATTTGCAGCTGTTCGCTCACAAAAAAGGTACCGGCTCCACGCGTAACGGTCGTGACAGCGAATCCAAACGCCTTGGCGTAAAATGCCATGACGGCGTTCTCGTAAAAGCCGGCAACATTATCGTTCGTCAGCGCGGCACGCATTTCCATCCGGGCACTAACGTAGGTATCGGCAAAGACGATACGTTATTTGCTACGGCTGCCGGCAAAGTCGCTTTCGAACGCTCCGGCAAGTACAACCGTAAGGTAAGCGTATACCCGGTTGAAGCTGAAGCTTAA
- the rplU gene encoding 50S ribosomal protein L21 produces the protein MYAIIKTGGKQYRVQEGDSIFVEKLAADVDSEVVFDQVLAVVNDGDVKVGAPVVEGAKVTAKVLEQGKQKKIRIFKYKAKSNYRRRMGHRQPYTKVTIEKIEG, from the coding sequence ATGTACGCTATTATTAAAACGGGCGGAAAACAGTATCGCGTTCAGGAAGGCGACAGCATTTTTGTCGAAAAACTGGCTGCTGATGTTGATTCCGAAGTAGTATTTGACCAGGTTTTGGCAGTCGTAAACGACGGAGACGTTAAAGTAGGCGCTCCCGTAGTTGAAGGCGCTAAAGTTACTGCGAAAGTATTGGAACAGGGCAAACAGAAGAAAATCCGTATTTTCAAATACAAAGCTAAATCCAACTACCGTCGCCGTATGGGTCATCGTCAGCCTTACACAAAGGTTACGATTGAAAAAATCGAAGGCTAA
- a CDS encoding ribosomal-processing cysteine protease Prp, whose product MITITLQRDKEKRITGFDISGHAGYGEAGSDIVCAAVSALAQSALLGLLDYDAKHVQYDVGEGSLSVHVMKDGVAPQAILRAMELGLTEISKQYSEYVILHS is encoded by the coding sequence ATGATTACGATTACATTGCAGCGTGATAAGGAGAAGCGCATTACGGGGTTCGATATATCCGGTCATGCCGGGTACGGCGAAGCTGGAAGCGATATCGTATGTGCAGCCGTATCGGCACTGGCACAGTCGGCGTTGTTAGGTCTGCTTGACTACGATGCCAAGCACGTGCAGTACGACGTAGGAGAAGGCTCTTTATCCGTTCATGTGATGAAAGACGGCGTTGCGCCGCAGGCTATACTGCGCGCAATGGAATTAGGCTTAACAGAAATAAGCAAGCAATACAGCGAGTATGTAATACTCCATTCATAG
- a CDS encoding ComEC/Rec2 family competence protein has product MKGRAAALRTALAGCCLILLAACLLFAAGCGRGADAEAEQLQVHFLDVGQADAALLQYKGQHMLIDTGDVDGRSALVQRLKEKGVHTLDVVLISHPHGDHLGGMAALFDQFHIKQIYDNGQESRTAMYKNYVKNIVRKKISYKALKRGDKVTFAGDVVCHVLWPAAEGAAAMTASESGRTNNQSVVCKIAFGSFSVLFTGDAQREAEEQILRHVRRNDLKATILKAGHHGSKTSSSPAFIEAVRPEAVVVSCGAGNSYGFPHTAVLAALKKQKADVYRTDRDGAISVVSDGRGYTVIKER; this is encoded by the coding sequence ATGAAAGGGCGCGCGGCAGCGCTGCGGACGGCTCTTGCCGGTTGTTGTCTTATCCTGTTGGCGGCGTGCCTTCTCTTTGCGGCAGGCTGCGGGCGGGGAGCGGACGCAGAGGCGGAGCAGCTGCAAGTCCATTTCCTCGACGTCGGCCAGGCCGACGCGGCCTTGCTGCAGTACAAGGGACAGCATATGCTCATTGATACGGGAGACGTAGACGGCCGGTCGGCTTTGGTACAGAGGCTCAAGGAAAAGGGCGTTCATACGCTGGACGTCGTGTTGATAAGCCATCCGCACGGCGATCACCTGGGCGGCATGGCCGCCTTGTTCGACCAGTTTCACATAAAACAAATATACGATAACGGGCAAGAGTCCCGAACGGCGATGTATAAAAATTACGTAAAAAACATCGTGCGTAAGAAGATTTCCTATAAAGCCTTAAAGAGGGGAGATAAGGTTACCTTTGCCGGCGACGTCGTGTGCCATGTCCTTTGGCCGGCGGCAGAAGGAGCGGCAGCGATGACTGCGTCGGAAAGCGGCCGGACTAATAACCAGTCCGTCGTCTGCAAGATAGCCTTCGGCAGCTTTTCCGTCTTGTTTACGGGGGACGCGCAGCGGGAAGCAGAGGAACAGATTCTCCGCCATGTCCGGCGAAACGATCTGAAGGCGACAATACTCAAGGCCGGCCATCATGGCAGTAAGACCTCTTCCAGCCCGGCGTTTATAGAGGCCGTGAGGCCGGAAGCTGTCGTCGTTTCCTGCGGCGCCGGCAATTCCTACGGATTTCCCCATACAGCCGTTTTGGCGGCGCTTAAAAAGCAAAAGGCGGACGTATACCGGACGGACCGGGACGGCGCCATATCTGTCGTCAGCGACGGCCGGGGATATACTGTGATAAAGGAGCGATAA